One genomic window of Solanum dulcamara chromosome 12, daSolDulc1.2, whole genome shotgun sequence includes the following:
- the LOC129876389 gene encoding protein WHAT'S THIS FACTOR 1, chloroplastic, translating into MMLSVPVKIQLQSNNCIFPLQSHLLPGKSSNKHTISVICGNPGPHKLVRDRKLDKHVVKNNNIRFVQKLITLLLSKPKHFMPINVLSKCRGYLTLSKPRSILSMIQRYPTIFELFTIPTPPTPFNATKPLSQLCVRLTPPAATLVRKEYELKSAHSVFLAAKLQKLLMLTTHHRLLLSKLVHIAPDLGLPVNFRSHLCNEFPDKFRVVDTSYGRSLELVSCDLAIANALPSHEVDHVSLGLIVDRPLKFKHLKLRRGLNLKRRHEEYLIKFKELADVCPYKTKVNDFYKESINAEKRACAVVREALGMMVEKRTLVDHLTHFRKEFGLPNRLRAMLIRHPELFYVSMKGQRDSVFLVEAYNDRGKLLETDEMLVIKDHLMELVRKGKQMRRESTNAFAKGDVNEYFNQMGDDDDEVKDDDYFEHSDGLDKLFEDFNSGNGTDNDGDFGFDDGSDCDESTKLWAIRDETQFWTTEVQSDTSEDSAPW; encoded by the coding sequence ATGATGCTCAGTGTACCAGTAAAAATCCAACTCCAAAGCAATAATTGCATTTTCCCACTGCAATCACATTTGTTACCTGGTAAATCCAGCAATAAACATACCATTTCTGTTATTTGCGGTAATCCGGGACCTCACAAATTGGTTCGAGATCGGAAGCTGGACAAACATGTTGTAAAGAACAACAATATTAGGTTCGTGCAGAAGCTTATAACACTGCTACTTTCAAAACCAAAGCATTTCATGCCTATCAATGTTCTCTCCAAATGCCGCGGCTATTTGACCCTTTCTAAACCTCGCTCTATTCTTTCAATGATTCAGCGTTATCCAACAATATTTGAACTCTTCACTATACCAACACCGCCTACACCGTTCAACGCCACTAAACCACTTTCCCAGCTCTGTGTTCGACTCACTCCGCCTGCTGCTACCCTCGTTCGTAAAGAATACGAATTGAAATCGGCCCATTCGGTTTTCTTGGCTGCTAAGTTACAGAAGCTTCTAATGCTTACGACGCATCATAGGCTATTGTTGTCCAAGCTAGTTCACATTGCGCCTGATCTTGGTTTGCCTGTTAATTTCCGGTCTCACCTTTGCAATGAGTTCCCTGATAAGTTTCGTGTTGTGGACACTTCTTATGGTCGTTCTCTTGAGCTTGTTTCTTGTGATCTAGCTATAGCTAATGCTTTACCGTCCCATGAAGTTGACCATGTTTCACTTGGATTGATTGTAGATAGGCCATTAAAGTTCAAGCATTTAAAACTTCGAAGAGGACTTAATTTGAAGAGACGGCATGAGGAGTATCTTATAAAGTTTAAAGAATTAGCGGATGTGTGTCCTTATAAGACAAAAGTGAATGATTTCTATAAAGAGTCGATTAATGCTGAGAAGAGGGCTTGTGCAGTGGTGAGAGAAGCTTTGGGGATGATGGTTGAGAAGAGGACTTTGGTTGATCACTTAACACATTTTAGAAAGGAGTTTGGCTTGCCAAACAGATTAAGGGCTATGCTAATAAGGCACCCTGAGTTGTTCTATGTGAGTATGAAGGGGCAGAGAGACTCTGTCTTTCTGGTAGAAGCCTATAATGATAGAGGCAAACTTTTGGAGACTGATGAAATGCTGGTCATAAAAGATCACCTGATGGAGCTTGTTAGGAAGGGGAAGCAAATGAGAAGAGAATCAACGAACGCTTTTGCAAAAGGTGATGTAAATGAGTATTTCAATCAAATgggtgatgatgatgatgaggtcaaagatgacgACTACTTTGAACACTCTGATGGTTTAGATAAATTGTTTGAAGACTTTAATTCAGGGAATGGTACAGATAATGACGGAGATTTTGGTTTTGACGATGGCTCTGACTGTGATGAAAGCACCAAATTATGGGCTATCCGAGATGAAACACAGTTCTGGACAACTGAGGTGCAAAGTGATACCAGTGAAGATTCAGCACCTTGGTAG